The genomic segment ccttttggttcaaattttttcttttcttattttcctcctcaaaaacctaggtgcgtcttatagggcgaaaaatacggtaattaattaactttttgtgaattgggacatttaaacttgcttttttttaatgtatttttattccaatttaaatctagtaggagtctgagtcggttcattttttgccaactccaggtacccaaaattgcctccgactcgtcgactccgactccacagccctggcaattacggcggaacggaagcacggatcggaatcccacggaagtactacggagtgcttccttggtgtttctgtctgtgcctccgcaccgcaaaaaaatagaacttgttttattttttgcggtgcgggcggatcacggacccattcaagttgaatgggtctccatCCGTCCCCGCACGGACCTTGCCCGTGCAttgccccaatgcacggaatggatgcacaacgttcatgtgcaggaggcctaaagcttAATATCTGTAATAATTAAAAGTGCATCGGGCATCATATTTTCTCCCATCAGAGTATGGGAGACTTTTGCACTGCTTCCAAACAGTATGAGTGAAATCAGGGCCACGACTCTACATGAGGCCACGTTCAGATGTCCATAATCGAGCTGCATATTAGCATCCACATTACAGCTGTAAGTCCTGACCCATCACAACAGCATCAGTGCTGGCCCAACTGTGGGGTCTCGGGACATGAACGAACAGCATCCTAAATCCCTCCTGGTCATAAGACCTGCAGTCAAGCTGGGATCTGCAGCTGGAATACGAATGCTAAAATGTTGGCTGCATTAGAGCTGCTGCTGGACTGCTTCCCTGGTGGGCTGTAAGGTCTTGTACTTCATAGTTTTGTTTTTAGGTAGAGACTATCCTAAGGTGAAACTTCATTTCTTCAACAGTGAAATATTTGAATGCTTACACTGGCATCATCTTGCTTCGATGTCGTAAGGAGTCTCACCAGCTTCTGTGGTCATCCCTTCCTTTTATCACCAGCCTGGAGAACAGAGGGCAGCGCTATGCGTGCTTCATCAACACACTACATATTGGAGGTGAGTAACCTTGGTAGTGATCCATGGCACTGGGCTTTTACACAGCAGTGACCTTCTCAAGACCAATGACCGTAAAGTGGTAACTGTTTTTGTGCCATGGCATTTGCAGGGTGTGGATCCACACTCCCGTTTTTCAGTCCCACTAATTAGGCTTATCTGTGTGTCTGATGAAGGGCTGATCAAGCCAAGTTTATAATTTGCTTTATAAATCGTGTCTTACCATATATGTGACATGCATATGGTGGTGGACTGCCATGAGCCACAATTCAAAACCATTAACTCTTCACAGATTTGAAAGCTCTGCCCTCACTTCCTCATACCTGGAGTTATTGTCCATAGTTTTGTAAGGTATTTGGTGTAAACACCTCCAGTAGTTATGGTGCTCTGCActgtattttttaatatatttttatttttttcacaatttttttaattccttgtTTGTGTTATGGAAACCACTATGCTGTACTTTGGATTATCTGGCATGATTGAGTAAACTGTTTAGAGAATGGCCTAATGTACATGACCTGTATCCATTTTGTGGTTCCCAAATCATGGATCCTCAAAATACAGATACGGTCTGTGCgccgcccactttttttttttttttttgcagacccgttgacttcagtgggtttgcattttgcagacatattTTGTCGATGATCCATGTGCTTTTCTGCATCATGTCCATTGTGCAAAAAGATGATGTTCTATAATTGTCTGCAAAGTGCAGACTGTGGACACAATGaactttaaagggcttttccgaAATTTTTATACTGACCTTTCTTCTGTATAggtcatcaggatttgatcactgggggtcacctgagacccccaccaatcggctGTTTAAAGCAGTAGCGTTCCTTTGAGGCCTTCTCTTCGCTTTTCCTAGGCcgtgtgacgacacgttcatgtgGTCTAGGAGCAGctaagccccattcaagtgagcgcgataccaagcacagccgctatacagtgtACAATGCTGTGCATGGTAAGTTGCGGCACTCCTTCTCAacacagctgataggcgggggttaCATTTGATCATGATTACTAGTCTGTATAGCTTTTCATTCTACACTGACTATCCCTTTAAGATTACATTGTGTTCTTTTACAGGTACAATACGTACTTGTCAAAAATTCCTCATCCAGTACAACAGGAAACAACTAAGGCTGTTGCTGAAGAACTGCAAGAATCCTGGTAAGTAAACTGCATTGTAGAAGTGGTGGAAATGTCACTATACACCACTAAATGTGCTTCTGTTACAGAGGAGAAGGATGCCATCCAGAAGTCTATAGCGAGCTGTTCCTTAAAAAATGTGGAAGAACCGGAATTCATGGCTAATGAAGAGATTGATTAGGTGCTTTTTGAGTTGCCCTTTTCTGTACCCATAACTTATTTGTAGTTTATTTTCTGCATTTCTCTACTTTTGAAGAGTAGGCAATGTTGCAATCCTGTTAATCTAGAAGGTTCCATTGTATTGCTTCAAGTATTGGCAGGAGAAATAAAGTGGAAAGATGGCCAGTTTTGGAATGGTCTTCTGAAGTTAAGATTTCTCACGTACATAGAACTGGattatattaaagaggacctaaaCCTTTAGggtgcattttgcggtccgcaaaacatacaGAGGACATCCATGTTAGCATCTGTTTCTTTTGcaaatccattgtaacaatgcctatccttgtttgCAGAactgacaggaataggacatgttctatctt from the Bufo bufo chromosome 2, aBufBuf1.1, whole genome shotgun sequence genome contains:
- the POP5 gene encoding ribonuclease P/MRP protein subunit POP5, which gives rise to MRFKSRYFLCELVLEDPRLKQNISQGTVFYNVREAVARLHGDFGAAAFSIGLSVKYLNAYTGIILLRCRKESHQLLWSSLPFITSLENRGQRYACFINTLHIGGTIRTCQKFLIQYNRKQLRLLLKNCKNPEEKDAIQKSIASCSLKNVEEPEFMANEEID